One stretch of Manis pentadactyla isolate mManPen7 chromosome 10, mManPen7.hap1, whole genome shotgun sequence DNA includes these proteins:
- the LOC130679233 gene encoding olfactory receptor 8S1-like yields the protein MALGNHSTITEFTLLGLSSDTHIQALLFVLFLVIYLLTVMGNLMMVLVIRTDSHLHTPMYFFLSHLSFLDLCYSPVTVPKLLENILSQKKTISVGCCLAQVFFVFVTGGTEGCLLSVMAYDHNVAICHSLHYGQIMNSQLCNSLVCGSWGLSFLDAFINILQALSLDFCEDQSIPHYSCELPSLFPLCCSDVSTSFTVLLCSSLLHGLGTCLLIVFSYALIASTILSISFSSGRGKAFSTCSSDLTAVLLFYGSAFLRYLMPTSGSPLELIVSVQYSVVTPLVNALIYSLRKKELKAAVRMTFRKYLQYR from the coding sequence ATGGCCTTGGGGAACCACAGCACCATCACCGAGTTCACCCTCCTTGGCTTGTCTTCAGACACCCACATACAGGCCCTGCTCTTTGTGCTGTTCCTAGTGATTTACCTCCTGACTGTGATGGGAAACCTTATGATGGTGCTGGTGATAAGGACTGATTCTCAcctccacacacccatgtacttcttcctgagtcaCCTCTCTTTCCTGGATCTTTGCTACTCCCCAGTCACTGTGCCCAAGCTGCTGGAGAACATCCTGTCTCAAAAGAAAACCATCTCTGTGGGGTGCTGTCTGGCTCaggtcttctttgtgtttgtcaCTGGGGGCACTGAGGGCTGCCTGCTctcagtgatggcctatgaccacaATGTTGCCATCTGCCACTCTCTGCACTATGGACAGATCATGAACAGCCAGCTCTGTAATAGTCTGGTGTGTGGATCCTGGGGCCTGAGTTTTCTGGACGCATTCATCAACATCCTGCAGGCTCTCAGTTTGGACTTCTGTGAGGACCAGTCCATCCCCCACTACAGCTGTGAgctgccctctctcttccctctgtgctgctctgatgtCTCCACCAGTTTTACTGTTTTACTGTGTTCCAGTCTCCTGCATGGGCTTGGAACCTGTTTGTTGATCGTATTCTCCTATGCCCTTATTGCCTCCACCATCCTGAGTATCAGCTTCTCCTCAGGTAGAggcaaggccttctccacctgctcctcgGACCTCACTGCTGTCCTCCTGTTTTATGGCTCAGCTTTCCTTCGCTATCTCATGCCAACCTCAGGTTCACCCCTGGAGTTGATTGTGTCAGTACAGTACAGTGTGGTCACTCCCTTAGTGAATGCCCTCATCTACAGTTTGAggaaaaaagaattgaaagcagctGTGAGAATGACATTTAGAAAATATCTCCAATATAGGTGA
- the LOC118914832 gene encoding olfactory receptor 8S1-like: MALGNHSTITEFILLGLSADPHVQALLFVLFLVIYLLTLMGNLTMLLVIRTDSHLHTPMYFFLSHLSFLDLCYSSVTVPKLLENLLSQKRTISVGGCLAQVFFVFVTGGTEGCLLSVMSYDRYVAICHPLHYGQIMTNRLCNRLVCGSWGLSFLDAFINYLQAMSLDFCEDQSIPHYSCELPSLFPLSCSDVSSSFTVLLCSSLVHGLGTCLLIVFSYALIASTILSIRSSSGRGKAFSTCSSHLTAIFLFYGSAFLRYLMPTSGSPLELIVSVQYSVVTPLLNPLIYSLRNNEVKAAVRMTFRKYLQYR; the protein is encoded by the coding sequence ATGGCCTTGGGGAACCACAGCACCATCACCGAGTTCATCCTCCTGGGGCTGTCTGCAGACCCTCACGTCCAGGCCCTGCTCTTTGTGCTGTTCCTAGTGATTTACCTCCTGACTTTGATGGGAAACCTCACGATGCTGCTGGTGATCAGGACTGATTCTCACCTCCACacgcccatgtacttcttcctgagtcaCCTCTCTTTCTTGGATCTTTGCTACTCCTCAGTCACTGTGCCCAAGCTGCTGGAAAACCTCCTGTCTCAGAAGAGAACCATCTCTGTGGGGGGCTGTCTGGCTCaggtcttctttgtgtttgtcaCTGGGGGCACTGAAGGCTGCCTGCTCTCAgtaatgtcctatgaccgctatgttgccatctgccaccctctgcaCTACGGTCAGATCATGACCAACAGGCTCTGTAATAGACTGGTGTGTGGATCCTGGGGCCTGAGCTTTCTAGATGCATTCATCAACTACCTACAGGCTATGAGTTTGGACTTCTGTGAGGATCAGTCCATCCCTCACTACAGCTGTGAgctgccctctctcttccctctgtcctgctCTGACGTCTCCTCCAGTTTTACTGTCTTACTGTGTTCCAGTCTTGTGCATGGGCTTGGAACCTGTTTGTTGATCGTATTCTCCTATGCCCTTATTGCCTCCACCATCCTGAGTATCAGATCCTCCTCAGGTAGAggcaaggccttctccacctgctcctctcatCTCACTGCAATCTTCCTGTTTTATGGCTCAGCTTTCCTTCGCTATCTCATGCCAACCTCAGGTTCTCCCCTGGAGTTGATCGTGTCCGTACAGTACAGTGTTGTCACTCCCTTACTGAATCCCCTCATCTACAGCTTGAGGAACAATGAGGTGAAAGCAGCTGTGAGAATGACATTTAGAAAATATCTCCAATATAGGTGA